A section of the Amblyomma americanum isolate KBUSLIRL-KWMA chromosome 2, ASM5285725v1, whole genome shotgun sequence genome encodes:
- the LOC144118443 gene encoding mite group 2 allergen-like Ixo r 2, with amino-acid sequence MEPCDSDPCVLRKGKTSRVHFSIISDQDTKTAWLSGKFKLWIIPVKIPGLSQDMCKNIVQCPIAKGERYGGSMRVTIPSYAPSMKTNVELKISGDKGSSVCIKADVLIR; translated from the exons ATGGAACCATGCGACTCCGACCCTTGCGTTCTCAGGAAAGGCAAGACAAGCAGGGTGCACTTTTCTATCATATCTG ACCAAGACACCAAAACTGCGTGGCTGAGCGGCAAGTTCAAACTGTGGATCATACCAGTCAAGATCCCCGGCCTGTCACAGGACATGTGCAAGAATATCGTGCAGTGTCCCATCGCCAAAGGCGAGAGGTACGGCGGCTCCATGCGGGTGACGATCCCCTCCTATGCGCCCTCC ATGAAGACCAATGTTGAGCTGAAGATATCTGGTGACAAAGGATCCAGCGTGTGCATCAAGGCCGATGTCCTCATTCGATAA